Proteins from one Ahaetulla prasina isolate Xishuangbanna chromosome 2, ASM2864084v1, whole genome shotgun sequence genomic window:
- the LOC131192152 gene encoding uncharacterized protein K02A2.6-like — protein sequence MDSEIAERVGKCQACQESRPLPPTAPIREWERPQGPWSRIHIDFAGPFHGQTFLVVVDAYSKWLEIILMRSMTAEAVISVLRHLFVTHGLPDTLVSDNGPQFTATQFEGYLAEEGIRHVLSAPFHPATNGLAERFVRSAKEALSRIKPADWQTNIDTFLAVQHRTPCVTTGRSPAELLMGR from the coding sequence atggactcggaaattgctgagagggtagggaaatgccaggcctgccaggagtccagaccgctacccccaacggccccgattcgggaatgggagagaccccagggcccctggtctaggatccatatcgattttgcaggcccctttcacggccaaaccttcctggtagtagtcgatgcctactccaaatggctggaaatcattctcatgagatccatgacagccgaggccgtgatctcagtcctacggcacctctttgtaacccatgggttgcccgacactttagtctccgataacggcccgcaattcacggcaacccagtttgaggggtacttggcagaggagggcatccggcatgtcctctcggcgcctttccaccctgcgacgaacggccttgcagaacgtttcgttcggagcgcaaaggaagcattgtccagaatcaagccagccgattggcaaacaaacatcgatacattcctagcagtccaacacagaaccccctgtgtcacaactggccgcagcccggccgaactattaatgggtcgg